From one Conexibacter woesei Iso977N genomic stretch:
- a CDS encoding NAD(P)H-binding protein encodes MILIIGATGNVGSELITALLPAQAGQIRVLTRNPDAVFPEGTEKVVADLADSDLAAALDGVDAVFSLTEGLNIAAHDRRLVAGAVRAGVERIVKLSVLAVGHGATDPITTLHRAGEEEIRDSGLRWTFLRPTGFMSNALNWAPMITADGVVHAPFANGRAAVVDPADIAAVAAACLTQDGHDDRVYELAGPQPLSPADQVAILSKVLDRDLRYAEADPDDTLAQWISYGMPEQLAHAVIEQFRSTLEPFNSELTADITAVTNRPARSFTDWAHAHRTELLTPAGW; translated from the coding sequence ATGATTTTGATCATCGGAGCCACCGGCAACGTCGGGTCAGAGCTCATCACCGCGCTCCTCCCTGCCCAGGCAGGCCAGATCCGGGTTCTCACCCGCAATCCCGACGCGGTGTTCCCCGAGGGCACCGAGAAGGTCGTGGCCGATCTCGCTGACAGCGACTTGGCAGCGGCGCTGGACGGGGTGGACGCGGTGTTCTCGCTCACCGAAGGGCTCAACATCGCCGCCCACGACCGCCGGCTCGTAGCCGGGGCGGTGCGAGCGGGTGTCGAGCGGATCGTCAAGCTGTCCGTGCTCGCCGTCGGACACGGCGCCACCGACCCGATCACCACCCTGCACCGGGCCGGCGAGGAGGAGATCCGCGACAGCGGCCTGCGGTGGACGTTCCTGCGGCCGACCGGGTTCATGTCCAACGCGCTCAACTGGGCGCCGATGATCACGGCCGATGGGGTCGTGCATGCCCCGTTCGCCAACGGGCGGGCCGCGGTCGTCGACCCGGCGGACATCGCAGCGGTCGCGGCGGCCTGCCTCACCCAGGACGGCCACGACGACCGGGTCTACGAGCTCGCCGGCCCGCAACCGCTCAGCCCAGCCGATCAGGTGGCGATCCTCAGCAAGGTGCTGGACCGCGACCTGCGCTACGCCGAAGCCGACCCCGACGACACGCTCGCGCAGTGGATCTCCTACGGGATGCCAGAGCAGCTGGCACACGCCGTCATCGAGCAGTTCCGCTCCACCCTGGAACCGTTCAACTCGGAGCTGACAGCCGACATCACCGCCGTCACGAACCGCCCGGCACGCAGCTTCACCGACTGGGCCCACGCCCACCGCACCGAGCTCCTCACCCCCGCCGGCTGGTGA
- a CDS encoding SDR family NAD(P)-dependent oxidoreductase: MSTFHHKVAVVTGAGSGIGRALALGLAARGARLALSDIDEAGLGETAELAARAGATVHHQRLDVSDRDAFEAYASTVAAHFGVVHQIYNNAGVARSGPVLEFSYNDYERVLNINLWGVIHGTKAFLPHLIASGDGHVVNVSSLNGLMAYPGSSAYCTSKFAVRGFTEALRIEMLQDRLPVGVTVVHPGGVKTNITNNAMASAREAGVELSAADVKRARDYEQRFLRLSPDAAAKTILDGVAAGKPRVLVGNDAKAIDKLVRLLPRLYPRIVARVTPSRAAR; encoded by the coding sequence ATGAGCACGTTCCACCACAAGGTCGCAGTCGTGACCGGCGCCGGCTCGGGCATCGGCCGCGCGCTGGCCCTCGGCCTGGCCGCCCGGGGCGCGCGGCTCGCGCTCTCCGACATCGACGAGGCGGGCCTGGGCGAGACCGCCGAGCTGGCCGCTCGCGCCGGCGCCACGGTCCATCACCAGCGTCTCGACGTCAGCGACCGCGACGCCTTCGAGGCCTACGCGAGCACGGTCGCCGCGCACTTCGGCGTCGTCCATCAGATCTACAACAACGCCGGCGTCGCCCGCTCCGGTCCGGTGCTCGAGTTCTCCTACAACGACTACGAGCGCGTGTTGAACATCAACCTGTGGGGCGTCATCCACGGCACCAAGGCCTTCCTGCCCCACCTGATCGCCTCCGGCGACGGGCACGTGGTCAACGTCTCCAGCCTCAACGGGTTGATGGCCTACCCCGGCAGCAGCGCCTACTGCACCTCGAAGTTCGCCGTCCGCGGCTTCACCGAGGCGCTGCGCATCGAGATGCTCCAGGACCGCCTGCCGGTCGGGGTCACCGTCGTGCACCCCGGCGGCGTCAAGACCAACATCACCAACAACGCCATGGCCTCCGCGCGCGAGGCCGGCGTCGAGCTCAGCGCCGCCGACGTCAAGCGCGCCCGCGACTACGAGCAGCGCTTCCTGCGGCTCAGCCCCGACGCCGCCGCCAAGACGATCCTCGACGGCGTCGCCGCCGGCAAGCCCCGCGTCCTGGTCGGCAACGACGCCAAGGCCATCGACAAGCTCGTGCGCCTGCTCCCGAGGCTCTACCCCCGGATCGTCGCCCGCGTCACACCCTCCCGCGCCGCGCGCTGA
- a CDS encoding GDSL-type esterase/lipase family protein, whose product MSKVRGAVALLSLSVATFVALPAAGGAASGAGTHWVGSWTAAPTNGGYQPLTDQTVRSIIAPHLAGSRVRVHLTNRFGVAPLVITGATIGTAAPGGGVATGTLRTLTFSGRTSVTVPAGADVVSDPVAARVRPFTKLAVSTSVSGTVAKPTTHYTTREDNYATAVRSGDHSADLSGAAFTRSATPTGWFFLEGVDVTAAARVASVVTFGDSITDGYQGRLAPAGENLTTVGKEERYPDFLQRRVDAAGLPLSILNAGISGNRVLQDGSIPIFGPRALSRVGADAIDQPGVRTVIVFEGINDIGQATGHALTAAKLIAGYGRLVARLHHAHLRVLLGTLTPAGGAAAPGYGRTADRIRVPVNRWIRRQKDADAVIDFDAAVRDPQRPSRIRPAYDGGDHLHFNAAGYRALANAVPLKQLRSR is encoded by the coding sequence ATGTCGAAGGTCAGAGGCGCCGTCGCGTTGTTGTCGTTGTCGGTCGCCACGTTCGTCGCGCTGCCCGCGGCGGGCGGCGCGGCATCGGGCGCGGGCACCCACTGGGTCGGGTCGTGGACGGCCGCGCCGACCAACGGCGGCTATCAACCGCTGACCGATCAGACCGTCCGCTCGATCATCGCGCCCCACCTCGCCGGCAGCCGCGTGCGCGTCCACCTGACCAACCGCTTCGGCGTCGCGCCGCTGGTCATCACCGGCGCCACGATCGGCACCGCCGCCCCGGGCGGCGGCGTGGCGACCGGGACGCTCCGCACCCTGACGTTCTCGGGCAGGACGAGCGTGACGGTCCCCGCCGGGGCCGACGTCGTCAGCGACCCGGTCGCCGCGCGCGTGCGGCCGTTCACCAAGCTCGCGGTGAGCACGAGCGTCTCGGGGACGGTCGCCAAGCCGACCACGCACTACACGACGCGCGAGGACAACTACGCCACCGCCGTGCGCAGCGGCGACCACAGCGCCGACCTCTCCGGCGCGGCGTTCACGCGCAGCGCGACGCCGACCGGCTGGTTCTTCCTCGAGGGCGTCGACGTGACCGCCGCCGCGCGCGTCGCCTCGGTCGTGACCTTCGGCGACTCGATCACCGACGGCTACCAGGGAAGGCTCGCCCCGGCGGGCGAGAACCTGACGACCGTCGGCAAGGAGGAGCGCTACCCCGACTTCCTGCAGCGCCGCGTGGACGCCGCCGGCCTGCCGCTGTCGATCCTCAACGCCGGGATCAGCGGCAACCGCGTGCTGCAGGACGGGTCGATCCCGATCTTCGGCCCCAGGGCCCTCAGCCGCGTGGGTGCCGACGCCATCGACCAGCCGGGCGTGCGGACCGTGATCGTCTTCGAGGGCATCAACGACATCGGCCAGGCGACCGGCCACGCCCTCACGGCGGCCAAGCTCATCGCCGGCTACGGACGGCTCGTCGCACGCCTGCACCACGCGCACCTGCGCGTCCTGCTCGGCACGCTGACCCCCGCCGGCGGCGCCGCCGCCCCCGGCTACGGCAGGACCGCCGACCGGATCCGCGTCCCCGTCAACCGCTGGATCCGCAGGCAGAAGGACGCGGACGCGGTCATCGACTTCGACGCCGCCGTGCGCGACCCTCAGCGGCCCAGCCGCATCCGCCCTGCCTACGACGGCGGCGACCACCTGCACTTCAACGCCGCCGGCTACCGCGCGCTGGCCAACGCCGTCCCACTGAAGCAGCTGAGGAGCCGATGA